A region of the Phaseolus vulgaris cultivar G19833 chromosome 11, P. vulgaris v2.0, whole genome shotgun sequence genome:
TTAGTTGGGTGGAGTTGGTAAATTATGTTCTATATAAGAGGGACATGGTGGAAATactcttcatcatcatcatctccatctttGTTCCTTTCTTCCTTCTATTACTTGCTTCTTTCTTCATCACCATGACTCTTTCTGGCAAAATCAGCACTGAAATTGGAGTTCATGCAACTGCTGCAAAGTGGTTCAACCTCCTTGCAACGAAACTCCATCATCTTCAAAACATTAGTGATAGAATCCATGGAACTAAGCTGCATCATGGCCAAGACTGGCACCACAGTGAGTCCATTAAACACTGGACTTATACCATAGGTAATTAAACTTCTAACAACTCTGTTAATATGCCTTAAGTTTCAAAATCACATATATAATAAGGTTAAGATACcctttacttatttatttatttattttttataaattttttttattatgtcttTTTTTAGACgaaaaatgaatgaataaataagagATATTTTAGGATACTTCAATCCTTATAAAAAATACGATTTGAGGATCTCGTCTTCTAACCTAAAACTGAGAAACCTACAAACAGATATAGTTATCTCctaaaaacattaattaactTCATACAAAATCAAAGACTCAAGACACCCATCTAagtagatttttattttaactaacGTTTAAATATGTTTTGTCTCTCtaaatttttacaattttttttatctaaagaGTAATCTAACCCTGATATAAAgtggaaaaggaaaaaaaaaaaaaaaaaccttttccTATACAGTTGTCTTAGTTTAAGTTAGGTCCTGTTCATTACATATtgattttgataaaataaaaaatttacctctttaataattttaaaaagtggAAACTGAAAAAAAGTTACTGATATTTCTAAATGCAGTAGCTGATTTAATGAGaacttattcaaaacaacaaatGTGAATTTCCTTTCAGCCTTTGGTGATTATTTTGAGACAAACGCATACTAAACTAAAAACtgcatttttttatgaaaaattaataaacGGGCTTAATTAGTTTAATTATGTTTCTAGCTATAAATTCTTCTGATTCTGgaattttatattagttttttaacGACAAGAAACAATACATACCGAAactcaaaatcaaatttttgaaGGAGATATAATCAAgattataattgaaaaatataacgaaacaagaaaaattacttttgaacaaaaataattaaagaataaaTGAATCTAAACTAAAATATTGATCATTAATTTTGAAAACTGATTTAATGATATGTTTAGaaacttatttaataataataaaacataatataaaaacCAATAAATCTTAACTTTTTGAAATAGTCTCtaaatgaatatttttgaattatgttttttaatgttttttttttagtgtaagtCAATTTTACtagaagaaaatcatgaaatagaaactaattttagaaactaaaaataattagttgttacaatgactaaattagaggtcattttagaaactagaaatattttggtttctaaattagtttttattattgttaaatagtctctaaattggtatctaattagctaccaaagttttaactattaattatttagattctaaatttggtagcaaaaatcttggtagctaattagataccaatttagaaaccatctaAAGGTGTTTCTTTAGTTGGAGGTTGATAAGGCGCTAActatttatgtataagggttgaagtggttcccatttatttattttttattgctgataaaaaaaactaattattattttttttctaaaattagtttttatttcatgatttttttttagtgtttttttataattctgaTCTTGGTTTTGATTATGAGAAAAACAGATGGTAAGGTTACAACATGCCAGGAGAGTATTGAATCTGTTGATGAAGCAAATAAAACAATCATCTACAAGCTCTTCGATGGAGACATTGATCACCAGTACAAGCTCTTCAAGTTGGTATTTCAAGCAATTGATAACAACAATGGTGCTGCTATTATAAAATGGACTGTTGAATATGAGAGGCTTGCTGAGGAAGTTGATCCTCCATATGGCTACATCGAGTACCTCCACAAATGCACTGCAGATATCGATGCTCATCTTCTCAAGGCATAGCTCCAAAAAGTTATGcagaaagttaaaaaaataacaataagaaACAATGGCCTTGACCTTAGGTTAAGTGCttttctgtataataatatatatgtgtGGGGTTTCACAGAAGGATCAATATGTAGACCCTTCTTATGGTGAATAAACCTATATATGCATGTATGTGATTATGTCTGGAAGCTTTTTTGAATTATTATATGGTTAAGTGTTGCATGTGATgcatattatttatgatttgtgTAAATATATCGTATCTATAATtactagaaaaacaataaaaactaatttcagagataaaaaataatagttattgtattttttaaattagatactattttagatattaaaatttttgtgtgtgtttaaagtagtttctattattaacaAAAGACTTGTTCTACGATTAATTGGACTAAGATTTGTTCTCCTTTTGAGAAtggaggattgaagattaataacctttaaaaaataatgctTACATCATCAAGCATCCTGGAACTTTGCTTTCTCTTGAAAGCTAGAGTTCTTAAATCTAAGTACCAACTAAGATTGACTTATAAATCCTCTTCTATTTGGCATGAGATTAAA
Encoded here:
- the LOC137811401 gene encoding MLP-like protein 43; translated protein: MVEILFIIIISIFVPFFLLLLASFFITMTLSGKISTEIGVHATAAKWFNLLATKLHHLQNISDRIHGTKLHHGQDWHHSESIKHWTYTIDGKVTTCQESIESVDEANKTIIYKLFDGDIDHQYKLFKLVFQAIDNNNGAAIIKWTVEYERLAEEVDPPYGYIEYLHKCTADIDAHLLKA